From one Gallionella capsiferriformans ES-2 genomic stretch:
- a CDS encoding LPD38 domain-containing protein produces MPFIPLDATETGSPSSVDQQGLSRGFIPLAEDKPARGFIPLDKKSDSHWYDPALKTTAEIGRVYPVIETAANLATQAVALPAAGLAGIGAAAGKAIGLTEADPSAVVENVAGALTYRPQSEAGKSLNEKVMLPFEKLAEAGRYAGDKTLDATGSPVLATVVDTAINAAPMAIGPVKSGASKVADRFKAKPGTSAETAAITEPRSGFTPLEDVAADTPGGPHVQTPAPPQTAALPDSKAITQDAMRAMSPTGSLPVPLTKMAAEFSASQKAKATGVPHDVVEHPEAPGKFTAVPEQVSQDIAQKSVEASRQTTEDVAPGVNPTAVETLPGSLGAPEALVEDMAMRQAAQEQGIAASVPKDIAQPDPVIQQKTATFDDKLEGAAAIEQPANPSASTPVDMPKTIEPVAQQRTGEFNAEAGNYATSKSVDHFANGVTPEALDSLFAESRAKHAKAMAPLAADPISTTSAESSTTLPLQEAVNGGSHTPLSPLDVLPEQRPAQSAAVMRPQELLDAARPQEGRQGRFTALSDAVTQKSEQAAAERVLGADVRGLDDATLANIAEMRVLSAKARSTVRDEMSRREESIPASSADQTPTVQRGFMPLKEDLQSQSGDAHIGFIQDKPSTIETPTAFDKPLRREEVLAPLVKALNVPIYEGRVKGKGVLGLYRPNAEMVRIKKPSDLEVTAHEVAHLLDDRIPEIQKAYENIKEFREELQAVSYDKSKINEGFAEFVRLYMTQPEMAAEKAPAFNGWFNDFINRHEYGPVIKQAQDGMTAWYGQDALARAQSKIGAKTAINDALGGMWGKFRQSVSDDLHGVYRMERELTGKINPTGAYESARLTRAAHSIADGAIRHGYLAVKEDGSYTFKGKGLEQILDPVSDRLDDFLLYAVGESAKELKTQGREHLFTDAEIDSMRKLKRPEFEQAFQEYQKWNQGIVDFAESRGVINPASRAMWQRQSYMPFHRIGQPGDARSMKPGEWSGIKALTGGTDNLRPILGNMISNAVMLIDKAVKNEAMQKVTDMADTQRGGGRFMVKIPTESRPVRVEQTQVLKEVLKSLGVEESMGPEAAALAAQLKQQIESTPGFYEFLLNNQSPAGSNVISVMREGKHHYYEVADPLVVRALKALDREHQSIWVNWLGLPKRIGQLTVTLTPDFMVANIARDTLMGSIMSQHGFRPVIDSIKGMVMRLEKDQNYKDYIANGGGLSSQFVDETRFRHHLEKFYSRKGIDYRTVLDTPDKLLGFVEELADSFEMSTRLGEYQRAIDKGEHPRHAAYMGREVSTDFAMRGDNQVVGFFYDTVMFLRPMVESIDRLGRGVVHDPNAKGIAVKTGALALTSMALYLHNRNNSDYNDMEDWKKDAYWHFYIPGSEGENKHFMFPKVWEIGAVSSLAERTMERTMNEDPEGLGKDIARILSTTFHINLMPQVASPLYEQATNRNGFTKAPIETPGMENVQPFLRAKHGTSETMKALGMATKDMPEALQFNPARGEALLRGYFNTWAMYGLQMSDAILYGDKLPEKRLDQYPVIRRFYEGEVPTHTKYESMFYDLLGEANRLRGTLHKLDDMGLSDIADQKESDPLASNAQQLQRVSKYLSTIEKDVEEVKHSSDLSPEEKRGHIDSLTLERNALLKAAVEDVKPTPGK; encoded by the coding sequence ATGCCATTTATCCCGCTCGACGCTACCGAGACAGGCAGCCCCTCTTCGGTCGACCAGCAAGGCCTGTCGCGTGGCTTTATTCCTCTTGCCGAGGATAAGCCGGCGCGCGGCTTTATCCCACTGGATAAAAAAAGTGACAGCCATTGGTATGATCCTGCATTGAAAACAACGGCAGAAATTGGGCGTGTGTATCCGGTGATCGAGACGGCAGCCAATCTGGCAACGCAGGCCGTCGCCTTGCCTGCAGCAGGTCTGGCGGGAATTGGCGCAGCAGCAGGTAAGGCAATCGGGTTGACTGAAGCCGACCCGTCTGCTGTCGTTGAAAATGTCGCAGGCGCGCTGACTTATCGACCACAGTCTGAAGCCGGAAAATCACTCAATGAAAAAGTCATGCTTCCATTTGAGAAGCTGGCCGAGGCCGGACGGTATGCCGGTGACAAGACGCTGGATGCGACTGGTAGTCCGGTACTAGCAACGGTGGTAGATACGGCAATCAATGCCGCACCAATGGCGATAGGTCCCGTCAAATCGGGGGCGTCGAAAGTGGCCGACCGATTCAAGGCAAAGCCTGGGACAAGCGCGGAAACAGCAGCAATAACAGAACCGCGCTCAGGGTTTACGCCGCTTGAAGATGTGGCCGCAGATACACCTGGCGGGCCTCACGTTCAAACACCTGCACCCCCCCAAACTGCTGCACTGCCAGACAGCAAAGCCATAACGCAAGATGCCATGCGCGCAATGTCGCCTACCGGGAGCCTGCCGGTACCGCTCACCAAGATGGCCGCTGAGTTTTCGGCAAGCCAGAAGGCGAAAGCCACCGGCGTGCCGCATGATGTTGTCGAACACCCCGAAGCGCCCGGAAAGTTCACTGCTGTTCCAGAGCAAGTCTCGCAGGACATCGCCCAAAAGTCAGTAGAAGCCTCGCGCCAGACTACCGAGGACGTTGCACCAGGTGTTAATCCTACTGCCGTTGAAACACTTCCTGGCAGTCTTGGTGCGCCGGAAGCGTTAGTAGAAGATATGGCCATGCGGCAAGCTGCGCAAGAGCAGGGCATTGCCGCTTCTGTGCCGAAAGACATCGCACAGCCAGATCCAGTTATACAGCAGAAAACTGCGACCTTTGACGATAAATTAGAAGGTGCCGCCGCTATTGAGCAGCCTGCCAATCCGTCGGCAAGCACGCCAGTCGATATGCCGAAAACCATCGAGCCTGTAGCTCAGCAGCGGACCGGCGAATTTAATGCCGAAGCCGGTAACTATGCCACATCGAAATCAGTTGACCACTTTGCTAATGGCGTCACGCCTGAAGCCTTGGACAGCTTATTTGCAGAATCTCGCGCAAAGCACGCAAAAGCCATGGCGCCCCTGGCTGCCGATCCGATATCGACAACAAGCGCAGAGTCATCGACAACATTACCTTTGCAGGAAGCGGTTAATGGCGGAAGCCATACGCCCCTATCACCGCTGGATGTGCTGCCAGAACAACGGCCGGCGCAAAGCGCTGCTGTCATGCGTCCCCAAGAGTTGCTCGATGCGGCACGTCCTCAGGAGGGGCGTCAGGGGAGATTCACCGCGCTTTCCGATGCGGTAACTCAAAAGTCTGAGCAGGCAGCGGCCGAGCGCGTATTGGGTGCTGATGTGCGCGGCTTGGATGATGCGACACTCGCAAACATTGCAGAGATGCGCGTGCTATCAGCCAAAGCAAGATCGACTGTCCGCGATGAAATGTCGAGAAGAGAGGAAAGCATACCTGCGTCATCCGCTGATCAGACACCAACTGTTCAAAGAGGATTCATGCCTTTGAAAGAAGACCTGCAATCGCAATCGGGTGATGCGCATATCGGATTTATTCAAGATAAACCATCAACGATCGAAACCCCGACCGCATTTGATAAGCCGCTACGCCGTGAAGAGGTGCTAGCACCGCTGGTTAAAGCCCTGAACGTGCCGATTTACGAAGGGCGTGTTAAGGGGAAGGGCGTGCTCGGTCTGTATCGCCCTAATGCTGAAATGGTCCGCATCAAAAAGCCCTCTGATCTGGAAGTGACGGCCCATGAAGTGGCACACCTGCTGGACGACCGCATCCCTGAAATCCAAAAAGCGTATGAGAACATCAAGGAGTTTCGCGAAGAGCTGCAGGCTGTGAGCTATGACAAGAGCAAGATCAACGAAGGGTTCGCAGAGTTTGTGCGGCTCTACATGACGCAACCGGAAATGGCAGCAGAAAAAGCCCCTGCCTTCAATGGCTGGTTTAACGACTTCATCAACCGACACGAGTACGGCCCGGTAATCAAGCAGGCACAGGATGGAATGACGGCATGGTACGGACAAGATGCACTTGCTCGCGCGCAGTCAAAAATCGGTGCCAAGACCGCGATTAATGATGCGTTGGGCGGAATGTGGGGAAAGTTCAGGCAGTCTGTAAGCGATGACCTGCATGGCGTCTATCGCATGGAGCGAGAGTTAACCGGAAAAATAAACCCGACCGGCGCCTATGAGTCTGCAAGGTTGACCCGGGCAGCGCACTCCATTGCCGACGGCGCGATCCGCCACGGTTACCTGGCAGTCAAGGAAGACGGCAGCTATACGTTTAAGGGCAAGGGGCTGGAGCAAATCTTAGATCCCGTATCCGACAGGCTCGATGATTTTCTGTTGTATGCGGTAGGTGAGAGCGCTAAGGAACTGAAGACCCAAGGCCGTGAGCACCTGTTCACCGACGCCGAGATCGATTCGATGCGTAAACTGAAGCGGCCAGAGTTTGAGCAGGCATTTCAGGAATACCAAAAATGGAATCAGGGTATCGTCGATTTTGCTGAGAGCCGTGGTGTGATTAATCCTGCATCCCGTGCGATGTGGCAGCGTCAATCCTATATGCCATTTCATCGCATAGGTCAGCCAGGAGACGCACGCAGCATGAAGCCGGGTGAATGGAGCGGTATTAAGGCGCTGACAGGCGGCACGGACAATCTTCGCCCCATCCTTGGCAACATGATCAGCAATGCGGTGATGCTAATCGACAAGGCGGTAAAGAATGAAGCCATGCAGAAAGTCACAGACATGGCGGATACGCAGCGCGGCGGCGGCCGCTTCATGGTGAAGATACCTACTGAAAGCAGGCCGGTGCGGGTCGAGCAGACGCAAGTGCTCAAAGAAGTCTTGAAGTCCCTGGGCGTGGAAGAAAGCATGGGGCCAGAAGCGGCGGCATTGGCCGCACAATTGAAACAGCAAATTGAAAGCACGCCGGGGTTTTATGAATTCCTGCTCAACAACCAGTCACCGGCCGGCAGCAATGTCATATCCGTGATGCGTGAAGGCAAGCATCATTATTACGAAGTGGCCGATCCTCTGGTAGTTCGCGCGCTGAAAGCATTGGATCGTGAACATCAGTCTATCTGGGTAAACTGGCTGGGCCTGCCTAAACGAATCGGGCAGTTGACTGTGACCCTCACGCCGGACTTTATGGTCGCCAACATCGCGCGCGACACGCTGATGGGCAGCATCATGAGCCAACACGGATTCCGCCCGGTCATCGATTCAATCAAAGGGATGGTGATGCGTCTGGAAAAGGATCAGAACTACAAGGACTACATCGCCAACGGCGGCGGCCTGTCTTCGCAGTTCGTCGACGAAACCCGATTCCGTCATCATCTGGAAAAATTTTACAGCCGTAAAGGCATAGACTACCGCACCGTACTGGACACGCCGGACAAGCTGCTGGGTTTCGTTGAAGAGTTAGCCGACTCGTTCGAGATGAGCACCCGCCTGGGTGAATATCAGAGGGCGATCGATAAGGGGGAGCATCCACGCCATGCCGCCTACATGGGACGCGAGGTATCCACCGACTTTGCCATGCGTGGTGACAACCAAGTCGTCGGCTTCTTCTATGACACCGTAATGTTTCTGCGCCCGATGGTTGAATCAATCGACCGATTAGGGCGCGGTGTTGTGCACGATCCGAACGCAAAGGGCATAGCCGTTAAAACTGGCGCGCTGGCATTGACCTCGATGGCACTTTATCTGCACAACCGGAATAATTCCGATTACAACGACATGGAAGACTGGAAAAAGGATGCGTACTGGCATTTTTACATTCCAGGCTCAGAAGGCGAGAACAAGCATTTCATGTTTCCGAAAGTGTGGGAAATTGGCGCTGTCTCTTCTCTGGCTGAACGAACCATGGAACGCACGATGAATGAAGACCCCGAAGGGCTTGGCAAAGACATTGCTCGTATTCTATCGACTACGTTTCATATCAACCTCATGCCGCAAGTAGCCAGCCCCCTTTATGAGCAGGCAACGAATCGCAATGGATTTACCAAGGCGCCTATCGAGACGCCGGGCATGGAAAACGTGCAGCCCTTCCTGCGGGCTAAGCACGGCACCAGTGAAACCATGAAAGCGCTGGGCATGGCAACCAAGGACATGCCGGAGGCATTGCAATTCAACCCGGCCAGAGGTGAGGCATTGCTGCGAGGCTATTTCAACACCTGGGCGATGTATGGCCTGCAGATGTCAGACGCTATCCTTTACGGCGATAAGCTGCCGGAAAAGCGGCTTGATCAATACCCCGTGATCCGTCGCTTCTATGAAGGGGAGGTGCCAACTCATACGAAATATGAATCGATGTTCTATGATTTGCTGGGTGAGGCCAACAGGCTGCGCGGCACTTTGCACAAGCTGGACGACATGGGCCTGAGCGACATTGCCGACCAGAAAGAAAGCGATCCGCTGGCGTCCAATGCCCAGCAGCTGCAAAGAGTATCCAAGTATCTTTCAACCATCGAGAAGGATGTCGAAGAGGTGAAGCACTCATCCGACTTATCACCGGAAGAAAAGCGCGGCCATATCGACTCCCTGACGCTGGAACGCAATGCGCTGCTGAAGGCTGCCGTTGAGGACGTGAAGCCGACGCCAGGCAAGTGA
- the dnaB gene encoding replicative DNA helicase, producing the protein MNYQPDETILPPHSVEAEQSVIGAVLLDSNALDRIEGQIAEADFYRQDHRLIFAAARTLANAGKPVDVITVAEALEGSGSLSRAGGLAYLGEIAQNTPSAANIKRYAEIVREHAMRRNLLALATDIQASCIAPGADVARIIDQADAAMAQLIDTGTDEPTMLYDGMFDAIQDIDDRSTGRRPSGLLTGVAELDAITGGLEPGQLIIVAARPSVGKTAIALNVVDSVVTQGKSVAFFSLEMTRREIIQRLIALRTGVPVSAMRAGRLEPEQWDLISASQGKANGQRLHLIDRSSIGVAYVRAAARKIKRQHGLDLVVVDYLGLMRGEGHNRTQEIGSLSRGLKGLAKELGVPIIALAQLNRATETRQDKRPMLSDLRDSGEIEQDADIVAMLHREEQHNPAPEWRGLADVMVRKNRNGPLGEMLLTLDGPTMKFSRYAGSNPRQRQQQQPSQTTYSNNRNARGFDD; encoded by the coding sequence ATGAACTACCAGCCAGACGAAACCATTCTCCCGCCGCACAGTGTTGAAGCTGAGCAATCCGTTATCGGTGCCGTCCTGCTGGATAGCAATGCGCTTGACCGCATCGAGGGGCAGATTGCAGAGGCTGATTTTTACCGTCAGGATCACCGGTTAATCTTCGCTGCTGCGCGAACACTCGCAAATGCGGGTAAGCCTGTCGATGTAATCACCGTTGCCGAGGCGCTGGAGGGGTCTGGAAGCCTCTCGCGTGCCGGAGGACTGGCCTACCTAGGGGAGATAGCGCAGAACACGCCTAGCGCGGCGAATATCAAACGCTATGCTGAAATTGTCAGGGAACACGCCATGCGGCGTAATTTGCTGGCGCTGGCAACCGACATTCAAGCCAGTTGCATAGCGCCTGGTGCAGACGTTGCGAGGATCATTGATCAGGCTGATGCAGCGATGGCGCAGCTGATCGACACGGGCACGGATGAGCCAACCATGCTGTACGACGGAATGTTTGACGCCATTCAAGACATTGACGACCGTTCAACTGGTCGCCGTCCTTCAGGTCTGCTGACAGGCGTTGCCGAACTGGACGCCATCACCGGCGGCCTTGAGCCTGGGCAACTGATCATTGTGGCTGCTCGCCCATCCGTAGGGAAAACCGCGATTGCGTTGAATGTGGTCGACAGTGTTGTGACTCAGGGTAAGTCAGTTGCATTTTTCTCACTGGAAATGACCCGACGGGAAATCATTCAGCGGTTGATTGCGTTGAGAACTGGCGTGCCTGTGTCAGCCATGCGCGCCGGAAGGCTTGAGCCGGAACAGTGGGATTTAATCAGCGCCAGCCAAGGCAAGGCGAACGGGCAACGATTACACCTGATCGATAGATCATCGATCGGCGTTGCGTATGTTCGGGCCGCCGCCCGCAAGATCAAGCGCCAGCACGGTCTGGATTTGGTCGTTGTTGATTATCTGGGGCTGATGCGCGGGGAAGGGCATAACCGCACTCAGGAGATAGGCAGCCTGAGCCGTGGCCTCAAGGGACTGGCAAAGGAGCTGGGCGTGCCCATCATCGCGCTGGCGCAGCTGAATCGCGCAACTGAGACCCGACAAGATAAACGCCCCATGCTTTCCGATTTGCGGGACTCAGGAGAGATCGAGCAGGACGCGGACATCGTTGCCATGCTGCACCGTGAAGAACAGCACAACCCGGCACCTGAATGGCGTGGATTGGCCGACGTGATGGTGCGCAAAAATCGGAACGGCCCCCTCGGAGAAATGCTGCTCACCCTTGACGGCCCGACGATGAAGTTTTCCCGATACGCCGGCTCAAATCCACGCCAGCGCCAGCAACAGCAGCCATCGCAGACGACATACAGCAATAATCGGAACGCGCGTGGGTTCGACGATTAA
- a CDS encoding helix-turn-helix domain-containing protein, whose amino-acid sequence MSIRVMTQVWDGFPGSGPELLTMLALADWSDDAGKCYPSISSIAEKTRLSRSQAQRNVHKLIEGGFLVVTANALGGSPAQTRHYRIALSRLTGSTHATGSVDATGRIHAAEGSHGCANRGSTHATQTVIEPSITVKKVSRIKKTGITLNQFLEDCKANSEKTFPENDPVFEYADTVGIDHEMVAVCWQEFKAAYLPGKKTYADWRAAFRNAVRKNYYKLWFVREGEQAAWTSVGEQARRVAA is encoded by the coding sequence ATGTCGATACGCGTTATGACACAAGTCTGGGACGGCTTCCCTGGCAGCGGGCCGGAATTGCTGACAATGCTGGCGCTGGCCGACTGGTCAGATGATGCCGGTAAGTGTTACCCGTCAATATCTTCCATTGCTGAGAAAACACGCCTATCCCGTTCGCAGGCTCAGAGAAACGTCCATAAACTGATTGAAGGTGGTTTTCTTGTGGTGACCGCAAATGCGCTTGGCGGATCACCGGCACAAACGCGTCATTATCGGATTGCCCTGAGTCGCCTTACGGGTAGCACCCATGCGACGGGTAGCGTAGATGCGACGGGTCGCATCCATGCGGCGGAGGGGTCGCATGGATGCGCCAATAGGGGTAGCACCCATGCGACCCAAACCGTCATTGAACCGTCAATAACCGTCAAGAAGGTTTCTCGCATTAAAAAAACAGGAATTACTCTCAATCAATTTTTGGAAGATTGCAAAGCGAACAGCGAAAAAACCTTCCCTGAAAATGATCCTGTTTTTGAATATGCCGACACTGTCGGTATCGATCACGAAATGGTGGCAGTCTGCTGGCAAGAGTTTAAGGCGGCATATCTGCCCGGCAAAAAAACTTATGCCGATTGGCGTGCTGCTTTCCGCAATGCTGTACGCAAGAATTATTACAAGCTCTGGTTTGTGCGTGAAGGTGAACAAGCCGCTTGGACTTCTGTCGGCGAACAGGCGCGGAGGGTCGCGGCATGA
- a CDS encoding helix-turn-helix domain-containing protein, producing MSAVLNELATNENARGQPGEGQSKTTTQLFSYPEPCSVKGRVLADLLHGDKLTHMDVWERHGSSRASHHVLVLRKAGWTVITEEIESPTSDGRIARIALYSLPFDTIKAAGEIGQRYSAESRTERGAP from the coding sequence ATGAGCGCCGTCCTCAATGAGCTTGCCACAAATGAAAACGCCCGGGGGCAACCGGGCGAAGGGCAAAGCAAAACAACAACGCAGTTATTTTCGTACCCAGAACCATGCTCCGTCAAGGGGCGCGTACTCGCTGACCTTCTTCATGGCGACAAGCTGACGCATATGGATGTGTGGGAGCGGCACGGAAGCAGCCGAGCCTCACATCATGTTCTTGTGCTCAGAAAGGCGGGATGGACAGTCATTACTGAAGAAATCGAATCGCCCACCTCTGACGGACGCATAGCCAGAATCGCGTTGTACTCGCTGCCTTTCGACACCATCAAGGCCGCCGGAGAAATCGGGCAGCGCTATTCGGCTGAATCGCGTACGGAAAGGGGCGCGCCATGA
- a CDS encoding helix-turn-helix transcriptional regulator, which yields MVSTQPTPTKFLRLSDVTKAIGASGSSVWAWVKNGTFPAPVKLSPNCTAWIAAEVDQWAADRIADSRKAGV from the coding sequence ATGGTAAGCACACAACCAACACCTACAAAATTCCTCCGCCTTTCTGACGTAACAAAAGCAATTGGCGCATCCGGATCATCAGTCTGGGCGTGGGTGAAAAATGGCACGTTCCCTGCACCCGTCAAACTTTCCCCGAACTGCACCGCATGGATCGCGGCGGAAGTGGATCAATGGGCAGCCGACCGTATCGCGGACAGTCGTAAGGCAGGGGTGTAA
- a CDS encoding helix-turn-helix transcriptional regulator — MSHQTGKTDASAIPDALKNFDSLPDSANVRQPVVEGLFSCSAATVWRMVKRGSIPAPRKLSERVTAWNVGDLRKTLAGV, encoded by the coding sequence ATGTCACATCAAACCGGCAAAACCGACGCGAGCGCAATTCCCGATGCGCTCAAAAACTTTGATTCCCTCCCTGATTCTGCAAATGTCCGGCAGCCAGTCGTAGAGGGCTTATTCAGCTGCTCTGCTGCGACCGTCTGGCGCATGGTCAAGCGTGGATCGATACCAGCCCCCCGAAAATTATCCGAACGCGTCACGGCGTGGAACGTAGGTGACCTGCGTAAAACATTGGCGGGGGTGTAA